In one Achromobacter spanius genomic region, the following are encoded:
- a CDS encoding response regulator transcription factor, with the protein MTTVLIEDYALLRVAIQHVLERVRNADDILAISPAHLLNMSSSINRPVELLVIGCSGVADQDIGLISQSMAFFMPRLVLVLYSTLDPAVMGTCARAGVAGYLPKASSPDALAAAVSLVVAGGECYPQPAGRPQGVSQGPLHELRELTQRQEEILQLLVQGKTMREIGQHVGISVATVKSHARTLYWKLNARNQAEAAYIAVQMGLVRSGGTLPPAKNDVPS; encoded by the coding sequence ATGACAACCGTACTGATAGAAGACTACGCACTGCTACGCGTCGCCATCCAGCATGTGCTGGAACGGGTGCGCAACGCCGACGACATCCTGGCCATTTCGCCAGCGCATCTGCTCAATATGTCCAGTTCGATCAACCGTCCCGTGGAACTGCTGGTGATCGGTTGCAGCGGCGTTGCCGATCAGGACATCGGGCTTATCTCGCAGTCCATGGCGTTCTTCATGCCGCGGCTGGTGTTGGTGCTGTATTCCACGCTGGACCCGGCGGTGATGGGCACCTGCGCGCGCGCCGGCGTAGCGGGCTATCTGCCCAAGGCCTCCAGCCCCGACGCGCTGGCCGCGGCCGTCAGCCTGGTGGTGGCGGGCGGCGAATGCTATCCGCAGCCGGCAGGCCGGCCGCAAGGCGTGTCGCAAGGACCCCTGCATGAATTACGCGAGCTGACGCAGCGGCAGGAAGAAATACTGCAACTGCTGGTGCAAGGCAAAACCATGCGGGAAATCGGCCAACATGTCGGCATCTCGGTCGCCACCGTAAAGAGCCACGCGCGTACGCTCTACTGGAAACTCAACGCCCGCAACCAGGCCGAAGCCGCCTACATTGCCGTGCAAATGGGCCTGGTAAGAAGCGGCGGCACGTTGCCTCCCGCAAAGAATGACGTGCCCAGCTAA
- a CDS encoding IS256 family transposase, with translation MARNPKSTRQSSTSALPASAEQLLDELVTGPMTAEAVQDTFMLLKKALIERALGAELGRHLGYPAGGERPEDTTNQRNGKSSKTVLTDDGPLKLDIPRDRDGSFAPILIPKHARRFTGFDDKIIAMYARGMSVREIRAFLDEQYGTDVSPEFISSVTDEVMDEVQAWQNRPLEPMFPVVFFDALRVKIRDEGLVQNKAVYLALGVLPDGTREILGLWVETTEGAKFWMRVFNDLKTRGVQDILIAVTDGLKGMPQALEVVFPATTLQTCIVHLIRNSLAYAGWKDRRAIATALRPIYAAVNAQAAQQALDEFAKGAWGLKYPMIVKAWKDAWEQVIPFFVFPPAIRRVIYTTNAIESVNAQLRKIIKTRGHFPTDDAAIKLLWLALRNITVKWGTATHHWTDAMHQFAILYEERFTRIRTNAQWASE, from the coding sequence ATGGCACGCAACCCGAAGTCCACGAGGCAGTCCAGCACGTCTGCGCTACCGGCCAGTGCCGAGCAGTTGCTCGATGAACTTGTAACGGGGCCGATGACAGCCGAGGCGGTCCAGGACACGTTCATGTTGCTGAAGAAGGCGCTGATCGAGCGTGCTCTGGGCGCTGAACTGGGCCGACACCTGGGCTATCCCGCAGGCGGCGAGCGCCCGGAAGACACCACCAACCAGCGCAACGGCAAGAGCAGCAAGACCGTGCTGACCGACGACGGCCCGCTCAAGCTGGATATCCCGCGGGATCGGGATGGCAGTTTTGCCCCAATCCTGATTCCCAAGCACGCACGTCGGTTTACCGGTTTTGATGACAAGATCATCGCGATGTACGCCCGTGGCATGAGCGTGCGCGAGATCCGAGCGTTCCTGGACGAGCAATATGGCACTGACGTGTCGCCGGAGTTCATCAGCTCGGTGACCGATGAGGTCATGGATGAAGTGCAGGCGTGGCAGAACCGCCCTCTGGAACCCATGTTCCCCGTGGTGTTCTTCGACGCGTTGCGGGTCAAGATCCGCGACGAAGGCTTGGTGCAGAACAAGGCGGTTTATCTGGCCTTGGGTGTGCTGCCCGATGGCACGCGTGAGATTCTGGGCCTGTGGGTCGAGACCACCGAGGGCGCGAAGTTCTGGATGCGGGTGTTCAACGACCTCAAGACCCGAGGGGTGCAGGACATCCTGATCGCAGTGACCGATGGTCTGAAAGGGATGCCCCAGGCGCTAGAGGTCGTGTTCCCAGCCACCACGCTACAAACGTGCATCGTGCATCTGATCCGCAATAGCCTGGCCTACGCCGGCTGGAAGGATCGCCGCGCGATCGCCACGGCGCTGCGCCCGATCTACGCTGCCGTTAACGCCCAGGCCGCGCAACAGGCCCTTGATGAGTTTGCCAAAGGCGCTTGGGGCTTGAAGTACCCAATGATCGTCAAAGCCTGGAAAGACGCCTGGGAACAGGTCATCCCCTTCTTCGTGTTTCCACCCGCGATCCGACGTGTGATCTACACGACGAACGCGATAGAGAGCGTGAATGCGCAGCTACGCAAGATCATCAAAACGCGCGGCCACTTCCCTACCGACGACGCGGCGATTAAGCTGCTCTGGTTGGCGCTGCGAAACATTACCGTCAAATGGGGCACGGCCACACACCATTGGACCGACGCGATGCACCAGTTCGCCATCCTCTACGAGGAGCGATTTACCCGCATCCGTACCAACGCCCAGTGGGCCAGCGAGTAA
- a CDS encoding response regulator transcription factor → MAKMVLIEAHPLLRLGLWQILSKLDDVWEIEGMGLADLSKADGAHAGADLLIYGLPVETDEAWSALHEIQRVLTPKRILLLTDVMPLPMPVQGLPGASVYGCLMKTASVEILEAAIRLVMAGGQCFPSEQALQAPASTVCALPTRDGDDASAKATMPVSAGAQLLQITPRQYEVLVLLARGYPIKTVSRMLNISVATAKTHACTLYQRLHVKNKGEAVYAALQRGATLEWHEPNNGRESDTGQIYGRKLG, encoded by the coding sequence ATGGCCAAGATGGTCCTGATTGAAGCCCATCCGCTACTGCGGTTGGGGTTGTGGCAGATACTCAGCAAGTTGGATGATGTGTGGGAAATCGAGGGTATGGGCTTGGCGGACTTGTCCAAGGCCGACGGCGCGCACGCGGGCGCCGATCTCTTGATCTACGGATTGCCGGTGGAAACTGATGAAGCATGGAGCGCGCTGCACGAAATTCAGCGCGTCCTCACGCCCAAGCGGATTCTGCTGTTGACGGACGTGATGCCCCTGCCGATGCCGGTGCAGGGGTTGCCCGGAGCCAGCGTGTATGGCTGCTTGATGAAGACGGCCTCGGTCGAAATCCTTGAAGCGGCGATTCGCCTGGTCATGGCGGGCGGGCAGTGTTTTCCCAGCGAACAGGCGTTGCAGGCCCCGGCCTCTACCGTCTGCGCGTTGCCCACCCGTGATGGCGATGATGCATCCGCCAAGGCCACGATGCCGGTCAGCGCTGGCGCGCAACTGCTTCAGATCACGCCGCGTCAATACGAGGTGCTGGTGCTGTTGGCCAGGGGGTATCCGATCAAGACCGTCAGCCGGATGCTCAACATTTCGGTCGCCACGGCAAAGACGCACGCTTGCACGCTCTACCAGCGTTTGCATGTCAAGAACAAGGGCGAAGCCGTGTACGCGGCGCTGCAACGCGGTGCGACCTTGGAATGGCATGAACCGAACAATGGCAGAGAGTCGGACACCGGGCAGATCTATGGGCGCAAGCTTGGGTAA